The Epinephelus lanceolatus isolate andai-2023 chromosome 13, ASM4190304v1, whole genome shotgun sequence genomic interval aagctccggagcaaggctgaaatttctttgtttgcgctcactcttttatcgtagaatttctgctgagtcatttctttcccttaatccttcccacttggctctgatcgtaacgatatcccacctctgctgagtcactttttctccaccataatggtgtcatacttctgctgactcagcactttttagtccttccccctctagggtcattctcaggacaagctgtaattcccctaattttccactagtgttttctgaacccatcctcatgctatttttagaaatgattcacagtgagtcctaggtacttctccaccacaatgcttaagtgctcaatgcttaagtgctcaataagtgtgtgtgtgtgtcataagaatacatgaaatattaaaccagtgtgtaatttgtcagttgcacagattatattgcttcaacacatatctttttaaaggtcaactaaaaggtacagtatatgtcttcagtaaatcagtacattacactacaggaacagcatactatggacataaaacaaagatcaactaccagaatgatgggaagacaagagaaggaagaagggaaggaactgctcatgatccaaagcacaccacctcatcagtgaagcatggtggaggtactgttatgtcatggccatgtatggctgccagtggaactggttctcttgtatttattgatgatgtgactgctgacaagagcatcaggatgaaagctgaagtgtttggggctacatcatctgctcagattcaactaaatgcttcaaaactcattggacgatgcttcacagtgcagatggacattgacctgaagcatattgcaaaagcaaccaaagacatttttaaggcaaagaagtggaatgttctgcaatggccaagtcatatcatctgacctgaatccaattgagcatgcgtttctcttgctgaagccaaaactgagggcaaaacacccaaaacacaagcaggaagtgcagacggctgcagtaaagggctggcagagcatcaccagggaagaaacccagcatctggtgatgcctatgtgtccaacacttcaggcagtcattgactgtaaaggatttgcaaccaagtattaaaactgactgtttaattgatgattatgtcagtttgtccaaatacttatgagcccttaaagttgggggactgtgtgaagaaatgcttgtcattcctacacggttcatactacatttttgaaaaaagccttaaatgaaagctgagagtctgcactttaagcaggtattcattgttttatttaaaacccattgtggtggtgtacagagccaaaatgatgacaactgtatcattgtccaaataattatggacctgactgtacctgGTACTCTTTGATCAGGTGGCTCACATCTTCACCCAGGTACATCACGAGGGACTTCAGGAGGCACTCTCTTCTGATGTTCAAGTCCACACTCTGTAGCAACAAAGACACATATCAAAAGATAATAAATGTATCAGCTTTCAACTCACCGACAGACAGAACTGAACTGATAAaagaggaaatcaaatggaatACATATGCATTTCATACCTGATCCAAAGGTTTAAGGATGTCCCTGGTTTTCTCACCGACAGCTCCACCTTTTCTCCTAATGACCTGAAGAAGCTGACTGCTCTGTTTATCCAAACTGGCCAAGAATCGTGCTTGTAGAGGTACCGTTGTGATCCGTAGGAATTCAGCATTGATCTGAAATATACAAATTAGACAACACATTTCATGTTAAGGCATATGATTGGCAAAGGGCAAAAAGATCAGGAAAATATAGTGTTGTTTGCCTGACTGGACTCTGGACTGGATGGAGTGCTGAGAGATGATAGATTCTAGATTCTGTCAGATTCTCGCACAGGAATACAGAAGCTCTGTAAGAGTGACCAGTGAGCCTATTCCAGTGTCTAATGTCTACTGTCTGTAAATGCtgaaatttctttttttcagggaCATAGTTTCATAGCAAAACAAGAGTacaacacactcacaaaaaTATAGCATTAACAGATTATGACAGTGATTCAACTGATACCTCTTCTTCTTGAAACATCGCTGGCCATCGCTCCTGGAGTTCTTCCACCCTGGGCTGTTTTTCCACAATTTCTTGTCTACGAAGGGCAAATGTCTTGGCCATTTTTTCTCGGATAATCCTCCCGTTGTTCCGTTTCTTCACGTCCTTCAAAAGTACCTGCCGCTCCATCTCAAGATTGTCTGCTGTCACGCCAGCTGGACAGGACGGCACATGGTTGGCCTCACCACGTTTAGGTCGCTTGACATTTTTTGCTGGATGGGCGTCATCTGCAGCTTTGGTCTTTAGAGCATTGACAGCAAGCTCGGGGCATCCAAGTCCCTTCAGTTGGGTACGGAGCTTTCCCATCCTGGTTTTAAGTCTCTGTGTTCAGCCATAGCAGCCATTCCAAGATCCTGGCTCTGCCAAGCAGGGGTGCTTCTTGATCAGTGCCTCTGAAACCTCACATAAGTCTGAGCTTTTCAGGTAAGCTTTATACTTGTAGATCTCATCAGACACCTTTTCCAGAATGTCTGACTTCATCCTAGGACTGACTTTCAACCTTGTTCCATTTGCCTTGAAAGCAGCATTTCCTCTCTCTAACTGGACTTCAGTGTCATATGAAAAGCATGGAATGGGAAACTCTTTGGGCCACTGCTTGGTCCTTGAAGAAGGACTAGAAGAGGTTGTGGAGAGGATCACCGTGTCATCAGTTTCACCAGAAGTGGAAAAGGCGTCATCACTACTGAGGCTGACATGAACAGCTGTCTGTGCAGGAGCTGTGTCTTCATCAGGCAAAGGGATTACTTTGATGATGCCAAGATCCTGAAGTTCTCCAGTAGATGTTAAATTTACAAATGTATCACCAAAGTCTTTGTCCTGGTACTGGATCCTGAAGTTCCCACTCAATCCACAAGCTCTCCTCACATCATCAACAAGCTCCTCCACAGACTCTGGAATCCCATTTGGCAGCAacaattttcttttgttgtctaGACTCAGAAAAACCAACAGCTTTGCAGACTTCTTTCCAGCCATGCTCAAGAGTCTGAGAGagtaagagagagggagagaaagagagagagaataagatTAGTTCAAGTCAGACTGGCTTTGAGTATTAACAGTATACACATACCAGACAATTTCTGAAGAAACTGCAATATATGCCTGTTCCTCTGTGCATCTGCCACCGCCATGCTGTCTTCATGCTCACGGTGGTGcgttgatgatggtgatgatgtttgtgtgtgtgtgtgtttttgtggatgtatttgtgtgtgctgtgtgttgtgtgctgtgtgtatatgtgtttgtgtgtgtccatgtgtttgtgtgtgtgtgttgtatgtctGTGTACAGTCTTTCttagtgtgtatttttgtgttggtggggctgtttgtctgtgtttgtgagtcTATGTGCTTTTTTAcatggatgagtgtgtgtgtgtgtgtggatgcacGCGCTCCCGCGCGTGTGtaattgtctgtgtgtgtgtgtctctgtggatgtgtttttgtgtgcttgtgtgtctgtgtacatctatttgtatgtgtgttgtgtgaatgtgtgttgtgtatctgtgtgtatttgtgagtCTATGTGCTTCTTTAcatggatgagtgtgtgtgtgtgtgtgtgtgagcgagcaTGCGCTCCGCGCGCGTGTCTGGTTCTCTGTGTATCTGAATGGGAGTTAACCTGAAAAATGCCTCTTGAACTGCTGCTGACCACACCTCAGCCGTACATCCTATCACCGCAGTTAATATGTCGTGAGAGAGATGAAAGTCTGAGGAATGCagtgatgtgttttgttttttcgtgGAGCCAACACTGTGGTCAGGGTCGCGAGTTAAACACAAGGACCGCTTTTGAAAatcctgttttcattttgtatggGTCCCTATGGAGAAATTTCGAGGTGACTGTCGGCAGTTGGTGACTGTCAAAGCCACTGTGTTAGTGTCTTGGCTTAGATTTCGTAGTGTGAGCGTGTGAACAAGCGTGGCTACATTTGTGGCAAGTTTCATGTGTGTGCGGTGAAATTTGTGGCCGCTGGCACAGTTTTTCCAGAGATTTttgatggatttttttcccctcttctcACTCTAGCGATGACATCACCTGCTCTAGCCACGAAAATCCCGTGCAATACACACTCATTATAAATTTTGAAACTGGCCAAAAACTTAATGAAACTTAAGCTGTGATTGTCCGAAAACCATAGCACCTGTCAAAATGCTGATCAGACCCAAAAATGTCGAGGGTTGTGTGACCCGTTTAAACTTTGAATGACCTTTCTAGGTGAGAGTATGGCGAAGTTACGTGGCTTCAAAGTCGGGTGAGTTTTGTGACTTTTGGGACTTTTTGAGACCTCGCAGGTGGGATTTCCCATTATAAGCGATGTCGGTTTTTTGCGATTTATTTTGCCATGGTAACGCGAATTGCCTAGAAAAGTCATAGCACACCATTCCCAGACGGGGCGCACGTTTTGATATATGATTCGTTGGGGTTTTCTTAAAGCTGCGGGACTAGTTACGCGCCGAAATTTGGCGGAAGATGAAGATTACAAAATAAAGTCTGTCCTGGGAGATAGTAATATATGCCTTCTCTGCTGTGCAGAGCAGGCATTTAAttattatatactgtatatctacCCTTAGAAAGGGGCTGACAAAATAAAAGGTTGCAGAGGGAGGATGCTGACTTCTTGAGCTTGGAGTGAAATTctggagaagagagagagggagggagggagagagagagaggggacagGGACGGAGAGAGAATAAGATTACTTCAAGTCAGACTGGCTTTCTGTAGTagcagtatatacagtatatatatttatatctacCTTCAGAAGGCTGACAAAAGGTCGCAGATTGAAGTTGCTGTCTTCTTGGAGCTACAAGTGAAAttctggaggagagagagagagaaagagaataaGATATTTCAAGTCATGAAAAGCCTATTTTAGATCATTCATGCAgtaatgccagaaataaaattaattgcAGAGTTCAGAGTAATTTCCACTGTATAATCTAACGCACATTTTAAATCATAAAACATTGGTCATAATGTAACCTTAAACGTGGATAtatctttttggaaccaccaggCGCCTCCCCCGAATCATGTAGTCAGCCAGTGGGTATGGGTCTGTAAGACTGTGGTGTTCAAGAAGTTGGATTCCCCTAGCAGATGTAGTCAGGATATAGGCTCTGTAATGTTCAGTGTACCACGCATCAAGCCGTCTGACAACAAAAAGTGGCTTCTCTTGGAGAATGATCATCTGAATGATCTCACAAAACTGCCATCATCATGCCATTAAGGGTTCTACAACGCTGAAATGATTTTTGTAGTATGCCTTTCGTTTCCAAGATGTAGAGAGAGGACCTTTATCTCCAACTgcagtttgaatgggatttgaCTTACACAGCACAGAGGCCAACTCCTGTACAACTGCTATGTCAACTTGGCAGTTACATTCCTGCAGTAGCTGCATTATAGTGTCATAGGTGACAGGGACTGAAACTACATTTATCAAATAGTGCAGCTCCTGCAAAAGGTCATCAATAGCCACACTAGGGACCAGGAAAACATGCTCTAATTTCAATAACACTGAAGCAATTTTGCGCACTATAGCATTGGACAAATCTTCAGTACCGTGTGTATCAAGAcagaactagttacttcatcctCTGAAACATCCTCGTGTGAATCATTGGCATTACTGTCTTCAGAGGAATGGTGGATTGGCTGTACCCTCGCAGCAATTTCAGGTTTTAAATCACTTACAGAAGATGACCTGTGATTTCTGTACCTATGAGTCCTGAATGATCCATAACCATTTGTTTTGTACGAGCAACTTTGAAAAATACAGTTTACAGTCTCGTGATTTTTCAGATGCTGTCCTAAGTGCTGCAAGTAGTCTTTAAGAGTTGAAATTTGCTTGTATTCACATAAAAGGCATCTCAAAGTTGTCTGCTGATCTTTTTGTGGGTTCAGTCGAGAGTGGCTTCTTGACAAATGGCTCTTAAGGGCATTCCAGGTAGTAAAAGAACAAGGGCAGGTTGAATATGTGCTCTAAAGACCAAAGCTGCAATGTCTATGCTGAAGTTTGTAATGCTTCAGAAGTTCTGATCTTCGTGATTTGGTGACACCACAGTCTTTACATCTCCACATTCAGCAGACTACTGGAAAGGGGGAGGGGGAGTGGGTTGGTACATAAAAAAGACCCAAATTACATTTGTTGGTATGAGGTGATACTGAAAACTcaatttataaatatatattacaaaatatCATCATCTTTCTGTAGAGTCCTCATGATTATATAGTAATATTTGGATACAATTTTGTCTTTGATGGTAGGCAAATCCTCGTGATTACCACTTGAACTGACAAAATGAGGTATGAAACATTTTAAGGACTATTTGaaattttgatttttcttttacatcACACAGGATATTACCATGTGGTATGTTTATTTAACATGTGACTGCATACATTAACCATATTGTGTGATATACAAAAAttccttttgatttttttctattGTTTTCAACCATATCACCCTGCCCATGAATTCCACTACCACACAAATTTGCTTTGACAGCTCGAATTCCCCTTTGGATTCAGTCGCATAAAATAAAACTCCCTATCACAGGTGATGAACAAGAATAATACATATCTTATAATAATCATGAACATAACCTTACATCTGATACTCAACTGCATAGTTCAAATGGCATTCAAATATGACCACTTACCAATTAAAAGTTGCTGCTTTTGATTATGTGCAATCATTTCAGGCCTAGAAGAAAGGGAGACATTTGTTAATGAGAACAAAGTAACATtgaaacacatgcaaacactctGTGTGTCTTTCCCCCACTTCCAGCCTGCCATTTAATGTAACAGCAAACACTGTTATGGTCGCGTTAATCGCAAATCGGGCAGCTTCGGAAATCGGGCAGTGACACCcgcaaagaaaagaaacacagtcCGAGCGAAGCACCGGAGCCGCGGACGGACACCTGGCCGTCACCGACAACCAAGACTGATAACAAGTATGAGGGCCGCCGTGGTGAGCTAGCTCGATGCTAACTTCGGCTAGCGGTAGCGGTTAGCATCTGCTCCTAACACCCGCTTCCCAGCTCACCACAACAGCCCTCCTGCCCGTTAGAGCATAAAACTGGAGGCTCCCGTTGTCAGCGACGGCCGGGCACCAGCCCACGGCCCCAGTGCCCCATCCGGACTGCACCCCACTTCCTACGTGGTCCTGACAACCACTGCCGCTACTACTGCTGTCTGGAGCAGGAGGCTACACAGTTGAGCCCAGAGGAGGGGCCcagtttgaatgttgtgtttacaaacagaaaCGGACAAAACTCCAGACCCAACCTTTAATAAATAACATTACCATAGCATGCATCGAAAACGA includes:
- the LOC144466491 gene encoding uncharacterized protein LOC144466491 is translated as MGKLRTQLKGLGCPELAVNALKTKAADDAHPAKNVKRPKRGEANHVPSCPAGVTADNLEMERQVLLKDVKKRNNGRIIREKMAKTFALRRQEIVEKQPRVEELQERWPAMFQEEEINAEFLRITTVPLQARFLASLDKQSSQLLQVIRRKGGAVGEKTRDILKPLDQSVDLNIRRECLLKSLVMYLGEDVSHLIKEYQVQSADDAETELEHTTMAIFVLRDGDALSPPEDIGLVIDGAEVLNDLSSIASAYAMLFGLMYALNLRYPVELKYTFETFQKIGMDIESRQMSRRVQNLCAKLQE